A single Alosa sapidissima isolate fAloSap1 chromosome 17, fAloSap1.pri, whole genome shotgun sequence DNA region contains:
- the LOC121688928 gene encoding perforin-1-like, with product MPFPLPILLFLSHLGVIHTCRTGTLQECHDAPFVPGHNLAGEGFDVVTMQHKGAYVLDLQTYLTPTNTCTLCENPHQGDQLQKLPLSVLDWRHNTNCKQELTSALLSSVTNVAESTTSAINNDWSIGLDLGDMGDVNVGGSHSNAVEYAMAQSRIDKSAFTSHQLSCTHYSYRVPNFPLLNPEFLNHVQSLPAQYTTLTQHHYSRFVDTYGTHYIRQVELGGRLTRLTSIRSCLASVNGHSSSQAKDCINTGLSIGLGYVEPSMTTSKCSSLLQNSNSQIESELSYLNHVTEVVGGDGWFGEVSLSKNDSAEFRSWLQSLKEIPDIVSYSLFPLHELVADLTVRRNLKNAVRLYLRNNALPKEQPSEQCTGQPNLSPECCPLSPMKGKLSVSIHNAWGMGSGLDPIGPPDPYAKLSYWHIRHQTHHVQDNANPHWNAHYSLGHVEATHALRIEVWDNDLQHDDNLGGCSVGLHEGSHTHSCGLDKGGGFSFSYTLTCDKYLTGYQCSQYKASQVETTEEGK from the exons ATGCCATTCCCCCTACCCATACTCCTCTTCTTAAGCCACTTGGGTGTCATCCACACCTGTCGCACAGGGACTCTACAGGAGTGCCACGATGCACCATTCGTCCCAGGCCACAACCTTGCGGGAGAGGGGTTTGATGTGGTTACGATGCAGCACAAAGGAGCCTATGTGCTGGACCTCCAGACATACCTGACCCCAACAAACACCTGCACCCTATGCGAGAACCCACATCAGGGGGACCAGCTGCAGAAACTGCCTCTTTCTGTGCTGGACTGGCGCCATAACACCAACTGTAAGCAGGAGCTGACCAGTGCATTGCTCAGCTCTGTCACTAATGTGGCAGAGAGTACCACCTCTGCCATAAATAATGATTGGAGCATAGGGCTGGACCTGGGTGATATGGGGGACGTGAATGTCGGGGGCAGCCATTCCAATGCTGTGGAATATGCCATGGCCCAGTCTAGAATAGACAAGTCAGCCTTTACTTCTCACCAACTCAGCTGTACCCATTACAG tTACCGTGTCCCAAACTTTCCTCTTCTCAACCCAGAGTTTCTTAACCATGTGCAGTCTCTTCCAGCCCAGTACACTACACTAACTCAGCACCACTACAGTCGGTTTGTTGACACGTACGGCACCCATTACATCCGGCAGGTGGAACTTGGAGGGCGTCTGACCCGACTCACCTCCATCCGCTCCTGTCTTGCTAGTGTAAATGGTCACTCTTCTTCCCAAGCAAAGGACTGCATCAATACTGGGCTTTCCATCGGCCTGGGCTACGTTGAGCCATCAATGACAACCAGCAAGTGCAGCTCACTTCTACAGAATAGCAACTCCCAAATAGAGTCAGAGCTATCTTACTTGAACCATGTTACAGAAGTGGTGGGTGGAGATGGGTGGTTTGGAGAGGTGTCACTCTCCAAGAATGATTCTGCTGAGTTCAGAAGCTGGCTGCAGAGCTTGAAGGAAATCCCTGACATTGTCTCCTACTCTCTGTTTCCACTCCATGAGCTGGTAGCTGACCTTACTGTTAGGAGAAATTTGAAAAATGCAGTGAGGCTGTATCTTAGGAACAATGCTTTGCCTAAGGAGCAGCCTTCAGAGCAGTGCACTGGCCAGCCCAACCTTTCCCCTGAATGTTGCCCACTGTCCCCGATGAAGGGAAAGCTTAGTGTGAGCATCCACAACGCCTGGGGTATGGGGTCTGGTTTGGATCCTATTGGACCACCTGACCCTTATGCCAAATTGTCCTACTGGCATATTCGCCATCAGACTCACCATGTCCAAGACAATGCTAACCCCCACTGGAACGCCCATTATTCTCTTGGTCATGTGGAAGCTACACATGCGCTTAGAATTGAAGTGTGGGACAATGACTTGCAACATGACGACAATCTTGGAGGCTGCAGCGTCGGGCTGCATGAgggctctcacacacattcttgtGGGCTTGATAAGGGAGGGGGGTTCTCTTTTTCCTATACTCTTACCTGTGACAAATACCTTACGGGGTATCAGTGTTCTCAATACAAGGCGAGCCAGGTAGAAACAACTGAAGAGGGAAAATAA
- the fastkd3 gene encoding FAST kinase domain-containing protein 3, mitochondrial: MALKVLQRAQQLGLIGSPLLSSVRFLSVCGPQEQACVVCPWTSSSRCSLRHGCRRARWPLPPLSPSPGRMGVCSMAVRDPLLDVAGTVRLHRDSPPDGGVRLSLTGVALGSREQEQAMLERVSSCGTSRQLLRTLRSSLLLSDRVAAAILHRLADLEQDGAGGLRDPTVLSDEALRGLCQRLEQESSRLGDTALVSTLLACTRLYLDPWSRLLVRLVSESQERLDKESLGVAELCMLAQALLALEGPNCTMLGQVMEQLQCSDPAQWSQDELAAVYGALGAGVAEGGRYQDLLNTMHTHTLSVTGRLEPMAVSEVLGALVAMGQSQALPLVIALCKQAVRHVPVFTDAQLAAVLSALIYFGHSDHFLVQALELHVPKKAFTAHPETVTKVMQYFGRRCIWSPAVFDAVAESFVYRADDYSTSQVARQLEALGVLGYVPPNAAQFFRKVEALLHARFSQFQPRVLLELLHACTLLQRFPLNFVSKVFSPYFLQQLQGKDSGTDRIVLAQLTQLYMTVKLECPFYNGPQLLPKYRVKSFLMPGRFLETQVDAHLYNSVKSGLVDLLGARSYFASRVLTPYCYTLDVEIKLDEEGYVLPASHIDEIHKRIAVCINGPKRFSANAQQLLGKETIKQRHLGLLGYEVVEIPYYEFEKLKGKTEIVEYLHKKIFPLSYRLSW; the protein is encoded by the exons ATGGCTCTAAAGGTGTTACAAAGAGCTCAGCAGCTGGGTTTGATtgggtctcctctcctctcctctgtacgcttcctgagtgtgtgtggcccTCAGGAGCAAGCTTGTGTGGTGTGTCCGTGGACTTCCTCCAGCCGCTGTTCCCTAAGACATGGCTGTCGTCGGGCCCGTTGGCCACTGCCCCcactatcaccatcaccagGGAGGATGGGTGTCTGCTCAATGGCCGTCCGTGACCCATTGTTGGATGTGGCAGGAACGGTGCGTCTGCATCGGGACTCTCCTCCTGATGGTGGCGTGCGCCTGTCCCTGACAGGGGTGGCTTTGGGCTCGAGGGAACAGGAGCAAGCCATGTTGGAGCGTGTATCCTCCTGTGGCACCTCGCGACAGCTGCTACGCACGCTGcgctcctcactgctcctctcTGACCGCGTCGCCGCCGCCATCCTCCACCGGCTGGCCGACCTCGAGCAGGATGGGGCGGGTGGGCTGCGGGACCCCACGGTCCTGTCGGACGAGGCCTTACGGGGCCTGTGCCAGAGGCTGGAGCAGGAGAGCAGCCGCCTGGGGGACACAGCGCTGGTGTCCACCCTCCTGGCCTGCACGCGCCTCTACCTGGACCCCTGGAGCCGGCTGCTGGTGCGGCTGGTGTCGGAGAGCCAGGAGCGTCTGGACAAGGAGAGCCTCGGCGTGGCAGAACTGTGCATGCTGGCCCAAGCCCTGCTGGCCCTGGAGGGCCCAAACTGCACCATGCTGGGCCAGGTGATGGAGCAGCTCCAATGCAGCGACCCAGCCCAATGGAGCCAGGATGAGCTGGCGGCTGTGTACGGTGCTTTGGGGGCGGGTGTAGCGGAGGGTGGGCGCTACCAGGACTTGCTGAACaccatgcacacccacacactctcagtgACTGGACGCTTGGAGCCGATGGCAGTGAGCGAGGTGCTTGGAGCCTTGGTCGCAATGGGTCAGAGCCAAGCACTGCCTCTGGTCATTGCCCTGTGCAAGCAGGCTGTGCGCCACGTGCCTGTCTTTACTGATGCCCAGCTGGCTGCTGTGCTGTCTGCCCTCATATACTTTGGCCACAGTGACCACTTCCTAGTTCAGGCGCTGGAGCTCCACGTGCCCAAGAAGGCCTTCACGGCACATCCTGAGACCGTCACCAAAGTGATGCAGTACTTTGGCCGGCGCTGCATCTGGTCGCCAGCCGTCTTTGACGCGGTCGCAGAGAGCTTTGTCTACCGCGCTGACGATTACAGCACCAGCCAGGTGGCCAGACAACTGGAGGCTCTGGGGGTGCTGGGATATGTGCCGCCCAACGCAGCGCAGTTCTTCCGGAAGGTGGAGGCGCTGCTCCATGCGCGCTTCTCCCAGTTCCAGCCACGGGTTCTCCTAGAGCTGCTGCATGCCTGCACGCTGCTGCAGAGGTTCCCACTCAACTTCGTCTCAAAAGTTTTCAGCCCCTACTTCCTTCAGCAGCTACAAG GAAAGGATTCGGGAACAGACAGGATAGTGCTTGCTCAGCTCACACAGCTCTATATGACTGTGAAGCTGGAATGTCCCTTTTATAAT GGGCCGCAGCTTTTGCCAAAATACCGTGTGAAGTCATTCCTGATGCCAGGACGCTTTTTGGAGACACAAGTTGATGCACACCTCTATAACTCTGTCAAGTCAGGTTTAGTGGATTTGCTGGGGGCAAGATCATATTTTGCCTCAAGGGTTTTAACTCCTTATTGCTACACACTAG ATGTGGAGATCAAGTTGGATGAAGAGGGATATGTCTTGCCAGCCAGCCACATTGATGAGATCCACAAGAG GATTGCTGTGTGCATCAACGGGCCGAAGAGGTTTTCTGCGAATGCACAACAGCTGCTGGGTAAAGAAACCATTAAACAGAGACATCTAGGACTCCTGGGCTATGAAGTAGTGGAG ATTCCCTATTATGAGTTTGAGAAgctcaaaggcaaaacagaaaTAGTTGAGTATCTCCACAAGAAGATCTTCCCTCTAAGCTACAGACTCAGCTGGTGA
- the chmp5b gene encoding charged multivesicular body protein 5, giving the protein MNRIFGRGKAKGPPPNLTDCIGGVDARAESVDKKIARLDAELAKYKDQMKKMRDGPSKNMVKQKAMRVLKQKRMYEGQRDQLTQQSFNMEQANYTIQTLKDTKTTVDAMKIAAKDMKKAYKNVKIDQIDDLQDQLEDMMEDANEVQEALSRSYGTPDIDEDDLEAELDALGDELLFDEDSSYLDEASTAPSIPEGLPGDKSTNRDGVLVDEFGLPQIPAT; this is encoded by the exons ATGAATCGAATTTTTGGTCGAGGAAAAGCTAAGGGGCCACCCCCGAACTTAACAGATTGCATAGGAGGT gtggatgCACGGGCTGAATCCGTTGACAAGAAAATAGCCAGGTTAGATGCAGAACTGGCGAAATACAAGGATCAGATGAAGAAGATGCGAGATGGACCCTCGAAG AACATGGTGAAGCAGAAAGCAATGCGAGTCCTGAAGCAGAAGAGAAT GtatgaggggcagagagatCAGTTGAcgcaacaatccttcaacatgGAACAAGCCAACTATACCATCCAGACCCTGAAGGACACTAAAACCACT GTGGACGCCATGAAGATCGCAGCCAAAGACATGAAAAAGgcatacaaaaatgtgaagATTGATCAGATTGAC GATCTGCAAGACCAGCTGGAGGACATGATGGAGGATGCTAATGAAGTACAGGAGGCCCTGAGCCGAAGCTATGGCACTCCCGACATAGATGAAGACGACCTTGAGGCGG AACtggatgcacttggtgatgaaCTGCTCTTTGATGAGGACTCCTCTTACCTTGACGAAGCCTCCACTGCTCCATCCATACCGGAGGGTCTACCAGGAGACAAATCTACCAACAgg GATGGTGTTCTGGTTGATGAATTTGGCTTACCTCAGATCCCTGCAACATAA
- the myl12.1 gene encoding myosin, light chain 12, genome duplicate 1 — translation MSSKRTKAKTTKKRPQRATSNVFAMFDQSQIQEFKEAFNMIDQNRDGFVDKEDLHDMLASLGKNPTDEYLEAMMMEAPGPINFTMFLTMFGEKLNGTDPEDVIRNAFACFDEEGTGFIQEDYLRELLTTMGDRFTDEEVDELFREAPIDKKSNFNYVEFTRILKHGAKDKDD, via the exons ATGTCTAGCAAAAGGACCAAGGCCAAGACCACCAAGAAGCGCCCTCAGCGCGCCACCTCCAATGTCTTCGCCATGTTCGATCAGTCACAAATCCAGGAGTTCAAGGAGGCTTTCAACATGATTGACCAGAACCGTGATGGATTTGTAGACAAGGAAGATTTGCATGACATGTTGGCATCTCTGG GCAAGAACCCAACGGATGAGTACCTGGAGGCCATGATGATGGAAGCACCAGGGCCCATCAACTTCACCATGTTCCTCACAATGTTTGGTGAGAAGCTGAATGGCACAGATCCAGAGGACGTGATCAGAAATGCCTTCGCATGCTTCGACGAGGAGGGCACAG GCTTCATTCAGGAGGACTACCTGCGGGAGCTGCTAACCACTATGGGCGATCGCTTCACAGATGAGGAGGTAGATGAGCTGTTTAGAGAAGCACCCATTGACAAGAAAAGCAACTTCAACTATGTGGAATTCACCCGCATCCTCAAGCACGGCGCCAAGGACAAGGACGATTAA